The following are encoded in a window of Impatiens glandulifera chromosome 5, dImpGla2.1, whole genome shotgun sequence genomic DNA:
- the LOC124938297 gene encoding protein DETOXIFICATION 33-like, giving the protein MEPETTPLLLTDVSGHVENKYKSIWNDFCEESNRLWKIAGPAIFTALCQYSLGALTQTFTGLVDEVDLAAVAVENSVVAGFAFGFMLGMGSALETLCGQAFGAGQIRMLGIYMQRSWVILLTTACILSVVYVFATPILLLVGETEEISAVAGKFALWMLPQLFAYALNFPIQKFLQAQRKVSVMAWISFAVLIFHAFFSWLLILKLGWGLVGAAITLNTSWWLIVIGQLGYIFYTKSDGAWSGFSWLAFSDLWGFIKLSLASAVMLCLEFWYLMLIIVITGHLKNPLIPVDAVSICLNIQGWDVMIALGFNAAISVRVSNELGAGNAKLAKLAVWVVSVTCMVIGVICFAVVLATREYFPYLFTNSDAVAKETSKVAIMLAFTVLLNGLQPVLSGVAVGAGWQALVAYINIGSYYIVGLPAAILLGFTLNLGPEGIWAGMLVGVVLQTSILIWVTSSRNWIKEAKEAESRVQKWGGSSVIPEE; this is encoded by the exons ATGGAGCCTGAAACGACGCCGCTTTTGTTAACTGATGTTAGTGGTCATGTGGAGAATAAGTATAAGTCTATTTGGAATGATTTTTGTGAGGAATCGAACCGGTTATGGAAGATAGCCGGACCGGCTATCTTCACTGCTTTATGTCAGTATTCACTTGGAGCTCTTACACAGACATTTACCGGTCTGGTTGATGAAGTTGATCTCGCCGCCGTCGCCGTTGAAAACTCCGTCGTCGCCGGTTTTGCTTTTGGCTTCATG TTGGGAATGGGAAGTGCACTGGAAACATTATGTGGGCAAGCATTTGGTGCAGGACAAATTAGGATGCTTGGTATTTATATGCAGAGATCATGGGTCATCTTGTTAACCACAGCTTGCATTCTATCTGTAGTCTACGTTTTCGCAACTCCAATTCTATTGTTAGTTGGAGAGACAGAGGAAATCTCTGCTGTTGCAG GGAAATTTGCACTATGGATGTTGCCTCAGCTGTTTGCTTATGCTTTGAACTTCCCAATACAAAAGTTCTTGCAGGCTCAGAGGAAGGTGTCAGTTATGGCATGGATTTCGTTTGCTGTTCTGATTTTCCATGCTTTCTTTTCATGGTTACTCATTCTCAAGTTGGGTTGGGGTTTAGTAGGAGCTGCTATTACACTTAATACCTCATGGTGGCTTATTGTCATTGGTCAGCTTGGTTATATCTTCTACACTAAATCAGATGGTGCATGGTCTGGCTTTTCTTGGCTAGCTTTTTCTGATCTTTGGGGATTTATCAAGCTTTCTCTTGCATCTGCTGTCATGTTATG CTTGGAATTCTGGTACTTGATGCTCATCATTGTGATTACTGGACATCTGAAGAATCCATTGATTCCTGTTGATGCAGTCTCCATTTG CTTGAATATTCAAGGATGGGATGTTATGATAGCATTAGGATTTAATGCTGCCATAAG CGTGAGAGTATCGAACGAGCTTGGAGCAGGAAATGCAAAATTGGCGAAACTGGCGGTTTGGGTGGTTTCTGTAACTTGTATGGTCATAGGTGTGATATGTTTCGCGGTCGTGTTAGCCACTAGAGAATATTTCCCTTATCTCTTCACTAACAGTGATGCAGTGGCTAAAGAGACTAGCAAAGTAGCCATCATGCTTGCTTTCACAGTTCTCTTAAATGGGCTTCAACCAGTTTTATCAG GTGTTGCTGTTGGTGCTGGATGGCAAGCTTTAGTTGCTTATATTAATATTGGCAGCTATTATATTGTTGGATTGCCTGCCGCTATATTACTAGGATTTACTCTTAATCTTGGACCTGAGGGAATTTGGGCAGGAATGCTTGTAGGGGTTGTCCTGCAAACTAGTATATTGATTTGGGTTACATCCTCGAGAAACTGGATAAAAGAG GCAAAAGAAGCGGAAAGTCGAGTGCAGAAATGGGGAGGTTCATCTGTGATCCCGGAAGAATGA
- the LOC124940188 gene encoding putative vesicle-associated membrane protein 726, protein MGQQSLIYCFISRGKIILAEYSEFKGNFTSVAFQCLEKLPSGNNRFNYNCDGHTFNYLVENGFTYCVVAVDAAGRQTPIAFLERIKDEFSKKYGGGRGLGAKEKSLSKEFGPKIKAQMQYCIDHPEEMNKLAKVKAQVTEVKGVMMQNIEKVLDRGEKIECLVDKTDDLRCQAQDFKAQGTKLKKKMWIENMKMKLAVFGIVVLLIFIIFLSACGGLKCL, encoded by the coding sequence ATGGGTCAACAATCATTAATCTATTGCTTCATCTCTCGAGGCAAGATCATCCTTGCCGAATATTCCGAATTCAAAGGAAATTTCACATCCGTCGCATTCCAATGCCTCGAGAAGCTTCCCAGCGGCAACAATAGATTTAACTACAATTGTGATGGCCACACATTCAATTACCTCGTCGAAAATGGATTCACTTATTGTGTGGTCGCGGTTGATGCTGCTGGACGTCAAACTCCCATCGCATTCCTTGAAAGAATTAAAGATGAATTTAGTAAGAAATATGGTGGAGGAAGAGGTTTAGGTGCTAAAGAAAAAAGTTTGTCAAAAGAATTTGGACCTAAAATAAAGGCTCAAATGCAATATTGTATTGATCATCCGGAAGAGATGAATAAGCTTGCCAAAGTGAAAGCTCAAGTGACGGAGGTTAAGGGTGTTATGATGCAAAATATTGAGAAGGTTCTTGATCGTGGAGAGAAAATCGAATGTTTGGTAGATAAAACGGATGATCTTCGATGTCAGGCACAAGATTTTAAGGCGCAAGGAACGAAGCTCAAGAAGAAAATGTGGATTGAGAATATGAAGATGAAATTGGCTGTTTTTGGAATTGTGGTACTactcattttcattattttcttatcGGCTTGTGGAGGTTTGAAATGTCTCTAA
- the LOC124938298 gene encoding protein RAE1-like, producing the protein MSTFGAAPAANTNPNKSTEVAQPPGDSVSSLCFSPKANFLVASSWDNQVRCWEITKTGNTLGSVPKASISHDQPVLCSTWKDDGTTVFSGGCDKQVKMWPLLSGGQPVTVAMHDAPVKEVAWIPEMSMLVTGSFDKTVKYWDLRQSTPVHTQQLPERCYTLSVRHPLMVVGTADRNIIVFNLQNPQTEFKRIVSPLKYQTRCVAAFPDQQGFLVGSIEGRVGVHHLDDAQQSKNFTFKCHREGSDIYAVNALNFHPVHQTFATAGSDGAFNFWDKDSKQRLKAMARCSQPITSSAFNNDGSIYAYSVCYDWSKGAEKHNPSTSKTSIFLHLPQDAEVKPKPKSGVSGRR; encoded by the exons ATGTCTACATTTGGTGCTGCCCCCGCTGCGAACACGAATCCTAACAAGTCCACCGAG GTGGCACAGCCTCCAGGTGATTCTGTATCAAGTCTTTGTTTCAGTCCTAAGGCAAATTTTCTCGTTGCTAGCTCTTGGGATAATCAG GTGCGATGTTGGGAGATAACGAAGACAGGGAACACACTTGGAAGCGTGCCTAAGGCATCAATATCACATGATCAACCG GTACTCTGCTCAACTTGGAAGGATGATGGAACTACTGTTTTCTCAGGAGGATGtgataaacaagttaaaatgtGGCCCCTTCTTTCTGGAGGACAACCGGTAACAGTGGCCATGCATGATGCACCTGTTAAAGAAGTTGCTTGGATCCCAGAAATGAGCATGTTAGTTACCGGAAGTTTTGATAAAACTGTCAA GTATTGGGATTTGAGACAATCAACTCCAGTTCATACCCAGCAACTTCCAGAACGCTGCTATACTCTTTCTGTGAGGCACCCACTCATGGTTGTTGGCACTGCAGATAGGAACATCATTGTTTTCAATTTGCAGAATCCTCAG ACTGAATTTAAGAGAATTGTTTCGCCCCTGAAGTATCAGACTAGGTGTGTTGCTGCATTTCCTGATCAGCAAGGCTTCCTG GTTGGTTCCATTGAAGGAAGAGTGGGTGTACATCATCTCGATGATGCACAACAAAGTAAAAACTTTACTTTCAAATGCCACAGAGAGGGGAGTGATATCTATGCTGTCAATGCGTTGAACTTCCACCCT GTTCATCAAACATTTGCAACTGCTGGATCTGATGGTGCATTTAACTTTTGGGACAAAGACAGCAAACAGAGACTTAAG GCTATGGCGAGGTGCAGTCAACCTATTACATCCAGTGCTTTCAACAATGATGGTTCAATATACGCCTACTCG GTTTGTTATGATTGGAGTAAGGGTGCAGAAAAACATAATCCCTCAACTTCAAAGACATCTATTTTCCTACACTTACCTCag GATGCTGAGGTGAAACCAAAGCCCAAGAGTGGAGTCAGTGGTAGAAGATAA
- the LOC124940402 gene encoding probable E3 ubiquitin-protein ligase ARI1: MDLFYLKEHHARTLLIEFRWNVDKLLAVFVEKGTDQLYKEVGLVIGGSDGESSRDPLSLVLCEICMENEPVLETTTMDCGHCFCNNCWTEHFIVKINEGESRRISCMSYKCCTVCDEAKVRQLVSARRPDLAEKFDSFLFQSYIDDNDRVKWCPSAPHCGNAICVEEDQYCEVECACGQQFCFNCLSETHSPCSCFIWGLWLKKCSDESETVNWMNVNTKLCPSCQKSVEKNGGCNLVRCICRQYFCWKCGGATGSQHTWDSIAGHSCGQYTENQVKNLEMSKTQLKRYIHYFNHHKAQKNSLMAESLLKEKLIERVKNLEEREGWASENYKWVFVGLSRLFKSRKVLCYTYPLAFYMFGEDELIEKQITPKEKKIKHNLFEDLQQQLEEKVEKLSMGLEQPFDDLTHPFDETRLGIIALSSVTDELCKSIYKFVENELLGILPQNHAIAPYISNGIVKASELS; the protein is encoded by the exons ATGGACTTGTTCTATTTGAAGGAACATCATGCTAGAACATTACTCATTGAATTTAGATGGAATGTTGATAAGCTATTAGCTGTATTTGTTGAGAAAGGGACAGATCAGTTGTATAAGGAAGTTGGACTTGTGATAGGTGGTTCTGATGGAGAATCTTCACGGGATCCTTTGTCTTTGGTGTTGTGTGAAATATGCATGGAGAATGAGCCTGTTCTCGAGACGACAACGATGGATTGTGGTCATTGTTTCTGCAATAACT GTTGGACAGAACACTTCATTGTGAAGATAAACGAGGGTGAGAGTAGGCGTATTAGCTGCATGAGTTATAAGTGCTGTACAGTTTGTGATGAAGCAAAAGTTAGGCAACTTGTTAGTGCGAGGCGTCCTGATCTAGCAGAAAAATTTGACAGTTTTCTCTTTCAATCTTATATTGACGATAATGATAGAGTGAAATGGTGCCCTAGTGCACCTCATTGTGGTAATGCAATTTGCGTTGAAGAAGATCAATATTGTGAGGTTGAATGTGCTTGTGGTCAGCAATTTTGTTTCAACTGTTTGTCTGAAACACATTCTCCTTGTTCGTGTTTCATATGGGGACTATGGCTCAAGAAGTGTTCTGATGAATCCGAGACAGTGAACTGGATGAATGTTAATACCAAGCTCTGCCCTTCTTGTCAGAAGTCAGTCGAGAAAAATGGTGGATGCAATCTAGTTCGATGCATATGTAGACAATACTTTTG TTGGAAGTGCGGTGGAGCAACAGGTAGTCAACACACATGGGATAGTATAGCAGGTCATAGCTGCGGGCAATACACAGAAAATCAAGTAAAGAATCTCGAAATGTCCAAGACACAACTCAAACGTTACATCCACTACTTTAATCATCACAAAGCACAAAAGAACTCTTTGATGGCCGAATCTTTGCTGAAGGAGAAGCTAATAGAAAGAGTAAAGAACTTGGAAGAAAGGGAAGGCTGGGCAAGTGAAAATTACAAATGGGTATTTGTTGGTCTAAGCAGACTCTTCAAATCAAGAAAAGTGCTCTGTTATACATACCCTCTAGCATTTTATATGTTTGGCGAAGATGAActaattgaaaaacaaatcacACCTAAAGAAAAGAAGATCAAGCATAATTTGTTCGAGGATTTGCAGCAACAGCTCGAGGAAAAAGTCGAGAAACTATCCATGGGATTGGAACAACCATTCGACGATCTTACGCATCCGTTTGATGAGACGAGATTGGGTATTATTGCTCTCTCTAGTGTTACAGATGAGCTTTGCAAAAGCAT TTATAAATTTGTGGAGAATGAATTGCTAGGAATTCTTCCACAGAATCATGCCATAGCACCTTATATATCAAATGGAATTGTGAAAGCTTCAGAGCtatcttag
- the LOC124938841 gene encoding 60S acidic ribosomal protein P2B-like, whose product MKIVAAYLLSVLGGKTSPTAEDVKNIFSSVGIDADDNKIESFLTEVKGKDITELIATGREKLASVPSGGGVAVGGSAAPVRSAGGAPAAEEKKEEKVEEKEESDDDMGFSLFD is encoded by the exons ATGAAGATCGTAGCTGCATATTTGTTGTCTGTCTTGGGAGGAAAAACCTCTCCAACCGCTGAGGATGTTAAGAACATTTTCTCGTCAG TTGGAATAGATGCTGATGACAACAAAATTGAGTCATTCCTTACTGAAGTTAAGGGTAAAGACATTACCGAATTGATTGCTACTGGTAGAGAAAAATTGGCATCTGTTCCTTCTGGTGGCGGTGTTGCGGTTGGAGGATCAGCTGCTCCTGTAAGATCTGCTGGTGGCGCTCCAGCTGCAgaggagaagaaagaggagAAGGTTGAAGAAAAGGAAGAGTCTGATGAT GATATGGGCTTTAGTCTGTTTGATTAA